GTTGGCTTCCTGCAGGCGTACGCCCCCGGTTTCCAGCAGCAACACGGCGCAGGTGGGGATGCCGTTACGGTTGTCTTCAATGGCCAGCTCCAGCGCCCCGGCGATCTTGGCCCCACCCACCTCGCCCAGGCTGCCGCCCTGGAACCCACCTTCGATGGCGGCGACTACCGTAGTGCGGCCATTGAGACGGCCTTTGGCGATGACCACGCCATCATCGGCCTGGGGCACGATGCCCTGGCGCGGGAGCCAAGGTGACATGAGCCGGTCGAACGGGCCCAGCAGTTCGCGGAAGCTGCCTGGGTCGAGCACGGCGCGTGCTCGCTGGCGCGCGCCCAGTTCGACAAAGCTGCGGCTTTGCAGCAAGCGTTCGATGTCAGTCATGGGGCGATCTCCTCGAAGCCTTGCTCCAGCCGCAAGCGCACGACGCCGGGGGTGGCGCCAAAATCGTGGATGTCGATGTTCACAGCCGGCCATTGGCGGCCTTCGAACAAGCGCTGGAACAGCTGTGCCCAGCGAGCGCCACTGCCGTTGACCGAGGTCACGACCTGAATCTGCAGGCTACCGGCGATGCCAGGCTCGATCAGCACTTCAAGGTCGCCGGAGCTGACGCAGCCGACCACGGTGCGGCCACGGCCCGGCGCGGCGGCAGGGAATTGAAAGGTCAGGGTTTCCATGTCACAGGCTCCCGGCATTGTCGAGGAACAGGCAGGCCGCCAACAGGTCGGCGGCGCCACCCGGAGAGGCATTGAGTTGCAGCAATTGCTGGTCCAACAGGCGCAGTTGCCGGCGCCCGTCCAGCGTGGCGCTGCCGCCGGCATCCAGTACGCCACGGGCGCCCTGCTGGACGCTGGCCAGTCCTTGAGGCCCTGCGCGCCAAAGGACGCAGGTATCAGCCAGCGCCGCCATGATCGCCAGCAAGGCGTCGAGCCGCGCGTGGGTTTCGCTGGCACCGAGGGCACGACTGCGCTGCAGCTGTGGCAGGCCGTGCGCGATGACGGCGGGGAAGCCCAGCTGCGCCTGCTCACGGGCACCGCCGCTGCCATAACGGCGCTTGATCTGGGCACCATGGCTGTCGCCAGGGGTGGCACCCGGGTCGTCGATCAGCGCGATGCGCCCGGCGCGGGCAGCCAGGGCGCAGGGGTGTACCTGGCCATCCAGGGCGCGGGCTGCCACCAGCAGGCCCAAGGCCCAGATTGCGCCTCGGTGGGTGTTTACCCCTCCCGTGGTCGCCAGCATCGCGGCCTCGCCTTCGCGGCCAATGCGCCCTAGTGCGGTGCGCAAGGGCTGGCCGACTTCGCCGATGGCCTCGGCCGTTTCGGCCATTTGCCGCAGGCACGGCCACAGGGCCAGCGCCGATGCATGCATCAATGCCAGCGTCATGTCCGTGTGGGCGCCGTTGCTGCGACGGTCTACCAGGCCCGGTTTGGGCGACAAGTCGGCTTCGTCGATGAGGGCTTCTACTGCCAAATCCGCCAGGTGGTCGGCCAGAGGGATCTCGGTTGTCTGTGCAGCCCTCTTCGCGGGCAAGCCCGCTCCCACAGAGGCCCCACTGACTTCAAGGCCTGTGATGGCTCCACAGGCTTCAAGGCCTGCAATGTACCTGTGGGAGCGAGCTTGCTCGCGAAGAAGCCCATGAGATTGCAAGTCGAGTGCTTTCATTACCAGCTCCTGAACCGTGCGGGCGGGTTGTACAGGCCGCCGGACCATTCGACCAGGTCGGCGATACTGCGCGCGGCCAGCAGTTCACGGCTAGCATCGGTGCGGCGGATACCCAGGTCTTCGGGCAATGCCACCAGGCCCTGCTGGCGCAGGCGCTGGGTGTCTTTGGGGTCATGCCGCAGGCCAATCGCGGTGACACCGGCCACGGCCGCGATCATCTGCTGACGCTCTTCGAGGGACCTGGCCTTGTACAGGTAGGCGATGCCCTCCTCGGTGAGCAAGTGGGTGACGTCGTCGCCGTAAATCATCACCGGTGCCAGCGGCATGCCCGCTTTTTTGGCCACTTCGACCGCATCGAGGGTTTCGACGAAGGTGGGCTTGCCGCCTTCCTGATAGGTTTCGACCATCTGCACCACCAGCTTGCGGCCGCGCTCGAGCATCGTTTCGGGCACGGTCATGTCGAGCCACGCCGGTGTTGCATGGCGGCGGCCACGGGGGTCGTGCCCCATGTTCGGCGCACCGCCGAAGCCCGCCAGGCGGCCGCGGGTCACGGTCGAGGAATGACCATCGCCATCCACCTGCAAGGTGGCACCGATGAACAGGTCGACGGCGTACTGCCCGGCCAGCTGGCACATCATGCGGTTGGAACGCAACGAGCCATCACGGCCGGTGAAGAACACGTCCGGGCGCTGGGCAATGTAGTCCTCCATGCCCAGTTCGGTGCCAAAGCAATGCACGCTTTCGACCCAGCCCGTCTCGATGGCGGGAATCAGGGTGGGGTGAGGGTTAAGTGTCCAGTTACGGCAGATCTTGCCTTTCAGGCCCAGGGACTGGCCATAGGTCGGCAAAATCAGCTCGATGGCCGCCGTATTGAACCCGATGCCGTGGTTCAGCGACTGCACCTGATGTTTTTCATAGATACCGCGGATTGCCATCATCGCCATCAGCACATGCACCGGCTTGATGTGGCGCGGGTCGCGGGTGAACAACGGCTCGATGTAGAACGGCTGATCGGCGACCACCACGAAATCGACCCAGGACGCGGGGATATCGACGCGCGGCAGGTCATCGACCCGATCCACCAACTGGTTGACCTGGGCGATGACGATGCCATCGCTGAACGCGGCGGGTTCCACCAGGGCCGGGGTGTCTTCGGTGCTGGGGCCGGTAAAGAGGTTGCCATCCCGGTCGGCCATGAAGCCTGCGACCAGCGTCACGTTGGGGATGAGGTCGACCAGCAGCCGCGAGTACAGCTCGATGTAGGTGTGGATGGCGCCGACTTCGAGCAGGCCGTCTTCCAGCAACTGCCCGATACGCAGGCTCTGTGGCCCGGCGAAAGAGAAATCGAGCCTGCGCGCGATGCCGCGTTCGAACAGGTCCAGATGCTCGGCACGGCTGACGCTGGGCATGATCATGTGCAGGTCGTGCAGCCGCGTGGGGTCGACCTTGGCGAGTGAGCGCGAGAGAAAATCGGCCTGCTTCTGGTTGTTGCCTTCAAGCACCACCCGGTCTCCGGGGGCGAGCAACAGCTCCAGGGCCTCGACGATACGCGCGGTGGGCAGCACCACGCCGTCGGCGAGGTGCCGGACCCGGTCAAGGCGGCGCTGTTTCTCGGCGCGCCGGCGCGACCATTGCGGCGGTGGATTCTTCGTTGTTGTCATGGTGACTCCACGGGTTCGCTGTCGTGGGGCCACCTTAGGGCGAGGCGGGTTTGCGCATCAATCAAGCTGGGTGCGTGATCGTTACGCTCAGGTTAATGAATTGCGGGAGTGGGCTTGGCGCTGTAGGGCGTGATATTAGTGGCGCTCGATCTCATAGGCGCTGCAAGGCTCAGCCTATGCACAAGGCAAAAATGCAGAACACCCCTGCAGATTTACCGATTGTGCACGACAAATTCGCATGCCAGGATCCAGCGATCCTCCAGCGAACTCCAGACTTCACTTGGAAAATCAATAACAAAGCAGGGAGAACGCGATGACCGCGCACGCTCACACTTCGGCAACGGATCATGTCTTGGCCGAGGTCCGTAACCAGATCGGCCACCTCACCCTCAACCGCCCCGCCGGCCTCAATGCCCTCACCCTGGACATGGTGCGCAGCCTGCGCCAGCATTTCGACCAGTGGGCCGAAGACCCTCACGTGCACGCGGTGGTATTACGTGGCGAAGGGCCTAAAGGGTTCTGCGCCGGTGGCGATATCCGCTCGCTGCATGACAGCTATAAAAACGGTGACCACCTGCACGAAGACTTCTTCGTCGAGGAATACGCGCTCGACCTGTGCATCCATCACTACCGTAAACCGGTACTGGTGCTGATGGACGGTTTCACCCTCGGCGGTGGCATGGGCCTGGCCCAGGGCTGTGACCTGCGTGTGGTCACCGAGCGCAGCCGGCTGGGTATGCCGGAGGTCGGTATCGGCTATTTCCCAGACGTGGGCGGCAGCTATTTCCTCCCACGCATCCCAGGTGAACTGGGCATCTACCTCGGCGTTACCGGCCACCAGGTGCAGGCTGCCGATGCCCTCTACTGCGGGCTGGCCGACTGGTACGTGAGCAGCGACACATTGCCCGCCCTTGACCAGGGCCTGGATCAACTAGCCTTCGGCGACAACCCGCTCAAGGACCTGCAAAGCCTGCTGGCCACGTTGGGCACCCAGGTGCTGGACGACGCGCCACTGCAGAAGCTGCGCCCGGTCATTGACCATTTCTTCGCCCTCCCCGACCTGCCGGCGATCATCGAGCAACTGCGCGCCGTAAGCCTCGGCGACAGCCACCAATGGGCCCTGGCCACCGCCGACCAGCTGGAAAGCCGCTCGCCACTGGCCATGGCGGTTACCCTGGAGATGCTGCGCCGCGGCCGCCACCTGGCGCTTGAGGCGTGCTTTGCCATGGAACTGCACCTGGACCGCCAGTGGTTCCAGCACGGCGACATCATCGAGGGTGTACGCGCCCTGATCATCGACAAGGACAAACAGCCTCGCTGGAACCCGCCGACCCTGGCCGGGCTCGAGCGTCAGCGGGTCGACCAATTCTTCGAAGGCCTGTGAGCCCGGGAGTACACAGATGCAAGACCTCGAACTGAGCGAAGAGCAGATCATGATCCGCGACATGGCCCGGGATTTTTCCCGTGGCGAAATCGCGCCCCATGCCCAGGCCTGGGAAAAGGCCGGCTGGATCGATGATGGCGTGGTGCGCAAGATGGGCGAGCTGGGCCTGCTCGGCATGGTGGTGCCGGAAGACTTTGGCGGCAGCTACACCGATTACGTCGCCTATGCGCTGGCGGTGGAAGAAATCGCTGCTGGCTGCGGCGCCACCGGGGCGATGATGAGCATCCACAACTCGGTCGGCTGCGGCCCGTTGCTGGCCTATGGCACTGCCGAACAACAGCAGGCCTGGTTGCCGCGCCTGGCCACGGGCGAGGTGATTGGCTGCTTCTGCCTGACCGAGCCGCAAGCCGGCTCCGAGGCGCACAACCTGCGCACCCGTGCCGAGCTGGTGGATGGCGAATGGGTGATCAATGGCGCCAAGCAATTTGTCAGCAACGCCCGTCGGGCGGGCCTGGCGATCGTCTTTGCGGTGACCGACCCGGAATTGGGCAAGAAAGGCCTGTCGGCCTTCCTGGTGCCTACCGACAACCCAGGGTTCAAGGTTGATCGCAGTGAGCACAAGATGGGTATCAAGGCTTCCGACACCTGCGCGGTGACCCTCGACAACTGCCGCATCCCTGCCGCCAACCTACTCGGTGAACGCGGCAAGGGGCTGGCCATCGCCCTGTCCAACCTCGAAGGCGGGCGTATCGGCATTGCCGCGCAAGCGTTGGGCATCGCGCGCGCCGCCTTCGAAGCCGCGCTGGCCTACTCCCGCGACCGGGTGCAGTTCGGCAAGCCGATCAACGAACACCAGAGCATTGCCAACCTGCTGGCCGACATGCAGGTCCAGGTCAATGCCGCACGCCTGCTGATCCTGCATGCGGCGCGCTTGCGCAGTGCTGGCAAGCCGTGCCTGTCGGAGGCGTCCCAGGCCAAGCTGTTCGCTTCGGAAATGGCCGAGCGGGTGTGTTCCATGGCCATCCAGGTGCATGGTGGCTATGGCTACCTGGAGGATTACCCGGTGGAACGCCACTACCGCGACGCACGGATCACGCAGATCTATGAGGGTTCGAGCGAGATCCAGCGGATGTTGATTGCGCGGGAGCTCAAGCACTATCCGCTGTAGTTGCTGGGTAACACGGCCCCGCGAAGGGCGCGCGCGGTGTATGGCACCGGCTTCGCCGGTGTTCGCCGGGCAAGCCCGCTCCCACAGGTTTAAGCCGACTTTAGAAACACACCTCAACGCCAATAACGCGCATCATCCACTGTCCGCGCATGCCCCTCGAACAGCGCGGGCAGTTGTTCCTTGAGGTAGTCGATCCAGGTACGCACTTTGGCATCCAGGTAGTGCCGTGACGGATAGATCGCATACAGCGCGCACTCGCGCAAGCGATACGGGGCCAACAGCCGGCGCAGACGCCCCTGCTCGATCGCCTGGCTGGCGGTGTAGAACGGCAGCAGGCCAATGCCCATGCCCAGCTCGCTGGCCACCAGCATGGCGTCGGCCACATTGGTGAGGAAGCTGTCGCGCGGTGCGATCACGCAATGATCGACACCTTGGGGGAATACCCAGTCCCCCTCATACATCGGATACGCCATGCGCAGGCAACGATGTTCATGCAGGTCTTCCGGCCGCTCGGGGACACCAAAGGTCTCCAGGTAACTAGGCGCCGCACAGGGGATGCTGAAGATGTTGCCCAACGGCACGGCGATCAATTGCGAATCCGGCAAAGCCCCGTCCACGGTGATCACCACGTCATGCCCTTCGGCCAAGGGGTCGGGGTTGCGCTGGGACAGGGTCAACTCGACCACCACGTCCGGGCACAGCGCGTTGTAGCCAGCCACCAGCGGCATCAGCAGCAGGCCCAGGCCATGCGGGCAATGCAGGCGCAAGCGGCCACGGGGCGTGAGGTGCGCGCCTCGCGCTTCGCCTACGGCTTCTTCGGTCAGCAGCATGATTTGTCGCGCGCGCTCAAGAAAGCGTTCGCCCGCCTCGCTCATGCGCAAACGGCGCGTGGTGCGGTGCAGCAGGCGGGTCTGTAGCTGGTTCTCAAGCTCGGCAACGATGCGCGACACCTGCGCCGCAGAAATGTCCAAGGCGTTGGCGGCCGCAGCGAAGCTGCCGCACTCCACCACACGGGCGAAGGTACGCATGGCATGCAGCATGTCCATGAAGGGTGTGCTCCTTGATCGGTCTTATTCTTACGTTCCAGGCAGGAATCTATCACGGCTTAGCCCATTTATTGTGGATCACCAATGAATACATCATTGGTAAAACATTGAAGAAGGCGCCTGCCATGAAACGTTCGATCGCTGTCCTTGCCGTTGCCGCTACCCTCGCCTCGTTCGGCGCCGTTGCCGACGCGGGCACAAACCAGCCGGTCGCCAGCAGTGGTAACTACGAGTACGGCATGCCGCTGGATGTCGCCAAAGTCATCTCCATCACCCCTGCCAGCAACGCGGCCGATTGCCAGGTAGGCACCGCGCACATGGTGTATGTCGACCATCAGGGCCGTACCCGAGAGGTCAACTACCGGGAGATGGGTAACTGCTCGCAGCAATGACTCAGGCCAGTACCTGGGTGATCCAGGTAATCTGCCGGTCGAAATCGCGGCGCTTTTCCTCGGGGATCGCATCCCGGGCGCGCTCGAAGTTGGCCAAGGTCTGCTGCTTCTGGCGCAGCATGCGCTGCCATTTGGTCACGAACGCCGGCACTTTGTCGCGCATCAAAAGCGGGCCGAAGTACAGCTCTTCGGCGGTATAGGCCACTGCCTCACTGGGTTCGGCGACGATGATTTCGTAGTCGAAACGGTTCTCCCGCAACAATTCTTCGCTGACGATCCGATAGCCATTGTCCATCAGCCAGCCGCGCAGCGCGCACTCGCCGCCGTTGGGTTGCAGGATCAGGCGCTCACTGCCGCTCAAGCGATGCTTGCCACGTTCGAGAATCTCGCACATGGTGTCGCCGCCCATGCCGCAGAGGCTGACGACCGAAATCCGGTCGCCCATTTCGATCGCTTCCAGCCCATCGGCCAGGCGAATGGTGATATGTGCCTCCAGGCCGTTGCGGCGCACGTTGCGCTGGGCCGAGGCAAAGGGGGTGTGCGCCACCTCACCGGCCACACCGGCTTCGATGGCGCCACGCAGCATCAATGCCACCGGCAGATAACCGTGGTCCGAGCCGATATCGGCCAGGCGCGCGCCCTGTGGCACATGCGCCGCCACGCGCTCCAGGCGCATGGAAAGTGTCTGTTCGTTCAACGTAAGCCCCTTCTCGACAACCGGGCGCGATTCTGACGATCAGGGCGCGGCATTACAATGCGTAAAAGCCCAACGGCTCAGGTTGCGGCAAGGGCGGCCGCTATTTACGTGCTTCCAGTATCAGGTTGAACGGCGTTTGCGTGGCACGCCGAAACCGCGTGAACCCCGCCTCCTCGAACACTGCCCGCAAGCGCGCTTCCCCGGCTTGGGCGCCGAGCCCCAGCCCCACCTCCTGAGACAGTGAGTTTGGCGTGCAGATAAACGTCGACGCCGCGTAGAACAAGCGCCCGACCGGCGTCAGGTTGCCCTCCAGCGAGTCCTCGGCAAACGGTTCCACCAGCATCACCGTCCCGTCGCTCTTCAGGGCGCGGTAAGCATGCCGCGCAGCACCCACCGGGTCGCCCATGTCGTGCAAGCAATCGAAGAAACACACCAGGTCATGGTCGTGGCCCGGATAGTCCTTGGCGGTAGCCTGCTGGAAACTCACCCTGGCACCCAAGCCCGCCTCATCAGCACGCTGGTTGGCGGTCGCGATAGATGGCCCGTGATAGTCGTAGCCGAAGAAGGTCGAGGCCTCAAAGGCCTGTGCCATGACCAACGTCGAGGCGCCATGGCCACAGCCCACATCGGCCACCTTGGCACCGGCTTGCAGCTTGGCCACCACGCCATCCAAAGCCGGCAGCCACTCAGGCACCAAAAACGTTCGATAACCCGGCCGGAAGAACCGTTCGGTGCCGCTGAACATGCATGGATGATGGTCCCCCCAGGCCAGCCCACCGTCGCCACGCATGGCTGCGACCAGCTTGTCCTTGTCGTGAAACAGCGCCGCCACCACCGCTGCGCCACCGGCCATGTAGGCCGGAGAATCTTCCAGCGCCAGGGCCATGGCCTGCTCTTCGGGCAGCACGAAACTACCCTTGTCGTGGACCATGTAGCCTGATGCTGCTTGGGCATTGAGCCATTCCCGTACCAGCCGTGGGTGGCAGCCGGTCTTTGTCGCGAGCGCCTCGGCGGTCGTCGGCTGGCTGTCAGCCATCGCCCGGTACAACCCAAGTTCGTCGCCCAGGATGACATTGGCCAGGGTCGCTGCAGCGCCCATGTCACCCACCAGTTTGCCCATGAATTCGTGAAGCCTTGCCTCGTCCATGACCTGCCCTCCTCTGCAAGAAGGCCACCGTCGACGGGGGAAGTCCGGGTCCGAGGGGGCGGTGGTCGTTGGAATGGAAAGCGCGCCGCGCCACCAACGCGACGGGCTGTTTGTAAGTTTAGATGACCCTATTTCGGCAGAGAAGGATTTGGACTACGTCAATCGTCGAGAACCCAAAACAGGTTCTCGGCCCCTTCTGATGAGCTTCAGCAATAGCATCAAATGCTTGATAACGTGTGGTGAAGCGATTGCACATGGACGATGAAAAACAGGCCGCCCTCATTGGCTTCAAACAAGCCGCTCGTGGGCAGATAGGCCTTGAAAACAATCACAAGAACATCAAGCTGAATAAACGGTTAACAGTCGAGGAAATAGATGATAGAGCAATTGAAGCCCATGAGTGTTGGCATCCCAATCCTCACGACTTTGGCTGGAGTCGTGTTCTGCAATGGAAACGCCGGCGTGCTCATGCACACGCGCTGGACATTGCCATATGGCATGACAATTCCCTCGCGGGCCTTTGCTGGGCCTCGCCACTAGGTAGCAAGGAAAAGATCATGGTGCTCTACCTTCAGCGAAACCCGGACGATCGCCTGGCAACAAGAGGATACATAGCGCCCTTGTGCATGAGCGGCGTCCGTTTCTACGCCCTTCTACTTGGGTTGAAATGGGTTGTGGTGAAAGACCCACTTCCTGAAGCTCGTGTTGCCTACCAAAAGGAGGGTTTCCGGCAGGTAAAAGGTATCGGGCTTGCCTACGACCTGCGTGGTGACTATGCTGCGCTCAACCATGAGGAAATCCGTGATGTCGACTAAAAGCAGCGACTTCAGCGAATCTATAGCTCATTTCAGGGCAATTGCTGACGCAAAGCTCGCACGTCTGCGTGAGTCGGCGCACTACGACAGCTTCCTGACTGAAGAGGCAATCGAAGCGTTCGCCAAGGTCGAGGGGTCTGTCTACGCGGGCACTTCAGGAAAGCGTCGCAAGTACTCGCCTACCTGATCCACGCTCCAGCGCCTTTTCGCCAAGGTCTGCCGAGCTTATTTAAGGTCGTACGCAGCCCTGTAAAAGCGGCCGCATACGCCTGCGACAGCAACGGTCCCGAGCGCTTGAATCAAGGCGTCACTGCCTGGGTTTCACCACCCGACGGCGGATTCAGCTGCAGCACTTCATTGGTATACGTCCACTCCTGCTGCACCCTGTCCGGATGCTCGTTCAGGCGAATGCCATAAGACGGCACGATTTGCTTGATCTTCGCCTGCCAGGCCGCCGACGCCACTTTGTCCTTGAACACCTTGTTCAACACATCCAGCATGATCGGAGGCGCGGTCGAAGCACCCGGTGAAGCCCCAAGCAGCCCCGCGATGCTGCCGTCCTTGGACGTGACCACTTCGGTACCCAGTTTGAGCACACCGCCCTGGGCCTCGTCCTTCTTGATGATCTGCACCCGCTGGCCGGCTTGCCACAGCCGCCAGTCTTCTTTCTTGGCCTCGGGGAAGTAGGTGCGCAACGCTTCGAAGCGGTCATCGTCCGACTGCAAAACCTGACCGACCAGGTACTGCACCAGATCGAACTCGCGTACCCCTACCCTGACCATCGGCCAGGCGTTGTGAACACTGGCGCTGGCGAACAGGTCGAGCAAGGAGCCCTGCTTGAGGAACTTGGTCGAGAAGGTTGCGAACGGCCCGAACAGGATCATGCGTTTGCCATCCAGGACACGGGTATCCAGGTGGGGTACCGACATCGGCGGTGCGCCGGTCGCAGCAATACCGTAGGCCTTGGCCATATGGCGCTGGGCAATGGCCGGGTTATCGGTTACCAGGAACGACCCTCCGACCGGGAAGCCGGCATAGTCCTTGGCTTCATCGATGCCGGACTTCTGCAACAGGGGCAGCGCCGCGCCACCGGCACCGATGAACAGGAACTTGGCATCGGTGGCAGCCTGGCTGCCATCCTTCAGGTTCTTGTACTCGACATGCCAGGAGCCGTCGTCGTTGCGGGTGATGTCCTGGACCTCGGTGGACAGCTTGAGGTCGAAGTTCGGCCGGGTCTGCAGGTAGCCCACGTACTGCCGGGTGATCTCACCAAAGTTGACGTCGGTGCCGATTGGCGTCCAGGTCACGGCCAGTTTCTGGTTGGGGTCGCGCCCTTCCATCATCAGCGGCACCCATTTGCGGATCTGTTCGTGGTCTTCGGAATACTGCATGGGCTTGAACAGCGGGCTGGCTTGCAACGCCTCATAGCGCTTTTTCAGGAAGCGGATGTTGTCGTCGCCCCAGACAAAGCTCATGTGCGGCGTGGTGTTGATAAACGAATGGGGGTTCTTCAATACCCCCTGCTTGACCTGCCAGGCGAGAAATTGACGGGTAACCTGGAACGACTCGTTGATCTCCACTGCCTTGCTGATGTCGATCTTGCCATCTTTCTCTGGCGTGTAGTTCAACTCTGCCAACGCCGAATGGCCGGTACCGGCGTTGTTCCAACCGTTGGAGCTTTCTTCGGCGACCTTGTCCAGGCGTTCAACCATTTCCATCGACCAGCCTGGCTCCAATTCGTTGAGCCAGACGGCCAGGGTCGAACTCATGATGCCACCGCCCACCAGCAGTACATCGACCTTTTTGGTTTCAGCCGCCTGGGCATTGAGCATGCCCATAGCCAGCGCCAGCCCCGCCAGCACTCGCTTCGCATCGATCGTGATTTTCATGTCCTCTCCCGCGCGCCTCGTTACTGTCCGTAAAGCCCAGCACAAGCTTAGCTGAGGGATTTACTGGGATACTGATTCCCCAGTCACCCATCGATGGGGCTTGCAATCAAGGCACTCTCAAAATACTGTATGAATATTCAGTATTCCGAGTCAGCCTCCATGCAGCTCATCGCCAAACTCGGCATTCTTGCCGACGCCGCCAAGTACGATGCTTCCTGTGCCAGCAGCGGCGCCCCCAAGCGCAGCTCGCGGGGCGGCGACGGCCTGGGCGCCACCGACGGCATGGGGATCTGCCACAGCTACACCCCCGACGGGCGCTGTGTGTCGCTGCTCAAGGTGTTACTGACCAACTTCTGCCTTTACGATTGCCAGTACTGCGTCAACCGCCGCTCCAGCAACGTGCCACGGGCGCGCTTTACCCCAGAGGAAGTCGTGCGCCTGACCCTCGACTTCTACCGGCGCAACTGCATCAGCGGCCTGTTTCTCAGTTCTGGCATCATCCGCTCGGCCGACTACACCATGGAACAACTGATCCGTGTGGCACAGCTGCTGCGCGACGAGCACAACTTCCGCGGCTACATCCACCTCAAGACCATACCGGATGCCGACCCGCTGCTGATCGAGGAAGCCGGGCGCCTGGCCGACCGCCTGAGCGTCAACATCGAGCTGCCGACTGATGCCAGCCTCAAGCGCCTGGCACCTGAGAAACACGCGCACACCATCCGTCAGGCCATGGCGGTCATCCACCATGGCCAGCAGGCCGTGGCCAACGAACCCAAGGCGCCGCGCTTTACCCCGGCCGGGCAAAGCACCCAGGTCATCGTCGGCGCTGACGCCACCGACGACAGCACCCTGCTGCGCAATGCCGAGTCGTTGTACCAAGGCTACGGTCTCAAGCGCGTGTACTACGCGGCCTTCAGCCCGATCCCCGACAGCCCAGGCAGCGTGCCCCTAGCGGCGCCACCGCTGCTACGCGAACACCGCCTGTACCAGGCGGACTTCCTGTTGCGTGGCTATGGCTACAAGGCCGGCGAACTGCTGGGCCACAGCGGTAACCTGGCACTGGACATCGACCCTAAGCTTGCGTGGGCACTGGCCAATCGTGAAGTCTTCCCGCTGGATGTGAACCGCGCTGAACCGGCCTTGCTGGCACGTATCCCAGGCATCGGCCTGCGCAGCGTGCAGCGCCTGGTGGCGCTGCGGCGGGAACGGCGCATCCGCTACGACGACCTGATCCAGCTACGCTGCGTGCTGGACAAGGCCCGCCCGTTCATCGTCACCAGTGATTACCGCCCGGCCCAGGCCGAGCTGCGCACCGGCCTGCTGCGCGAACGCCTACGCGAACCGCAGGCGCCGGTGCAAATGGGGTTGTGGGGATGATCGCACTCGATTGCGATGATTGCTTCACGACCTGGCGTGACCAAGCCCGCGTGCTGCTCGGCCATGGCATCGACCCGGCCGAGGTGACATGGTCGCAAGGCCCGATCGCTGATCTGCTGGCCGTGCCGGCACCGCTGCCCGAGGGCCCCGGCCCATTTCGCGGCAAAGTGCCGGCGGCGTTACTGAACCATCTGGAACAGGCCGCTCGCTATCGCGGCGAGCAACGCTGGAACCTGCTCTACGAAGTGCTTTGGCGTGTGGCCCATGGGG
The sequence above is drawn from the Pseudomonas putida genome and encodes:
- a CDS encoding tRNA (adenine(22)-N(1))-methyltransferase translates to MNEQTLSMRLERVAAHVPQGARLADIGSDHGYLPVALMLRGAIEAGVAGEVAHTPFASAQRNVRRNGLEAHITIRLADGLEAIEMGDRISVVSLCGMGGDTMCEILERGKHRLSGSERLILQPNGGECALRGWLMDNGYRIVSEELLRENRFDYEIIVAEPSEAVAYTAEELYFGPLLMRDKVPAFVTKWQRMLRQKQQTLANFERARDAIPEEKRRDFDRQITWITQVLA
- a CDS encoding class I SAM-dependent methyltransferase is translated as MDEARLHEFMGKLVGDMGAAATLANVILGDELGLYRAMADSQPTTAEALATKTGCHPRLVREWLNAQAASGYMVHDKGSFVLPEEQAMALALEDSPAYMAGGAAVVAALFHDKDKLVAAMRGDGGLAWGDHHPCMFSGTERFFRPGYRTFLVPEWLPALDGVVAKLQAGAKVADVGCGHGASTLVMAQAFEASTFFGYDYHGPSIATANQRADEAGLGARVSFQQATAKDYPGHDHDLVCFFDCLHDMGDPVGAARHAYRALKSDGTVMLVEPFAEDSLEGNLTPVGRLFYAASTFICTPNSLSQEVGLGLGAQAGEARLRAVFEEAGFTRFRRATQTPFNLILEARK
- the mqo gene encoding malate dehydrogenase (quinone), with translation MKITIDAKRVLAGLALAMGMLNAQAAETKKVDVLLVGGGIMSSTLAVWLNELEPGWSMEMVERLDKVAEESSNGWNNAGTGHSALAELNYTPEKDGKIDISKAVEINESFQVTRQFLAWQVKQGVLKNPHSFINTTPHMSFVWGDDNIRFLKKRYEALQASPLFKPMQYSEDHEQIRKWVPLMMEGRDPNQKLAVTWTPIGTDVNFGEITRQYVGYLQTRPNFDLKLSTEVQDITRNDDGSWHVEYKNLKDGSQAATDAKFLFIGAGGAALPLLQKSGIDEAKDYAGFPVGGSFLVTDNPAIAQRHMAKAYGIAATGAPPMSVPHLDTRVLDGKRMILFGPFATFSTKFLKQGSLLDLFASASVHNAWPMVRVGVREFDLVQYLVGQVLQSDDDRFEALRTYFPEAKKEDWRLWQAGQRVQIIKKDEAQGGVLKLGTEVVTSKDGSIAGLLGASPGASTAPPIMLDVLNKVFKDKVASAAWQAKIKQIVPSYGIRLNEHPDRVQQEWTYTNEVLQLNPPSGGETQAVTP
- a CDS encoding putative DNA modification/repair radical SAM protein, which produces MQLIAKLGILADAAKYDASCASSGAPKRSSRGGDGLGATDGMGICHSYTPDGRCVSLLKVLLTNFCLYDCQYCVNRRSSNVPRARFTPEEVVRLTLDFYRRNCISGLFLSSGIIRSADYTMEQLIRVAQLLRDEHNFRGYIHLKTIPDADPLLIEEAGRLADRLSVNIELPTDASLKRLAPEKHAHTIRQAMAVIHHGQQAVANEPKAPRFTPAGQSTQVIVGADATDDSTLLRNAESLYQGYGLKRVYYAAFSPIPDSPGSVPLAAPPLLREHRLYQADFLLRGYGYKAGELLGHSGNLALDIDPKLAWALANREVFPLDVNRAEPALLARIPGIGLRSVQRLVALRRERRIRYDDLIQLRCVLDKARPFIVTSDYRPAQAELRTGLLRERLREPQAPVQMGLWG